One window from the genome of Natrinema caseinilyticum encodes:
- a CDS encoding UvrD-helicase domain-containing protein, translated as MTEISPNREQETLIEQTDGIYLVDAGAGTGKTFTVTHRYANILEKPDIEPEDILLATFTRNAAAEMADRIARQSPYDPVQLQDAPISTFHGYCYQLLRRYGHEIPAKIGIDDQIPQSLELIEDGIREGELFNTFITRFEDRHPEHKHLLAALNDPSSLRSLIAELAAKGIIPERDGWYRDTGTPLLGDREAFIDIFERENRPNEGANGPTQSDSRSSVSGWDATEYVPDAPTADEIVGYPQLHSEPVEQAFDEDREDLLAFVHDVYFEYLEYALERNYLTQGLMLVMAFVMLCEDAAVREQVRHRYVMVDEFQDTNELQFKLTLLLAADNNICVVGDWKQSIYGFQYTTVENIQNFEERISRYKAELNRDETRVQYAVDEVETIPLKKNYRSTESILSLASETLTTPATHGETLDAEEIENEITQLEATSRVNNSHIQAVTHEDEIELLLDRIQHVVGNEDYSVEVRDEPVSTAEMSVEEQAAAERERLGSPSYSDIAVFTRTRSFARDLLERANEYGIPIAYEGGVELFDTDQAKLLLAWLRICESNDQRGWATVLEEVGCTLPHAREILETEQYPDAMIAFRDSLQECETIGGFARIVFDEYGYDGAYANGLLGELTGMYETTLATRSQAITYIEEHIEAGSTIEIDSSPGEDSVTLQTIHSAKGLEYPIVFCANMNRRAFPHYGRPSSGTIQYRELIGLRQRSIYSEASGQPYVHRHWPYDLLTGCLPSEYDEERRLFYVAVTRAKRHLFLTAGDSPSPFFTELPLEPIELEPSVDTETEYREDEVSFSITPPERTSPHRMSVHDIMDDSVYDEVTEGRGTEFGDKLHEFAEKYARGDDLSPSNDDQEHVATLLDTLDGQFEPEVTAILPLDLDPQATLVGIIDLLVITSERIQIIDYKTDLSRHAEAEYRKQLSVYYHVAAEQYPDRTISTSIFYTADNERVEVSPLTLEELYEITTPVVGEHIHSEKIQKPSTY; from the coding sequence ATGACTGAAATATCACCAAACCGGGAGCAAGAAACACTGATCGAACAGACCGACGGGATCTATCTCGTCGATGCCGGCGCAGGAACGGGCAAGACGTTCACTGTAACGCACCGGTATGCGAATATCCTCGAAAAACCGGATATCGAACCAGAGGACATCCTTTTGGCCACGTTCACGCGGAATGCGGCTGCAGAGATGGCCGATCGGATCGCTCGCCAGTCCCCATATGATCCCGTCCAGTTACAGGACGCTCCGATTAGCACATTTCACGGCTACTGTTATCAGCTGCTTCGACGCTATGGTCACGAAATCCCGGCCAAAATCGGGATTGACGACCAGATTCCACAATCACTCGAGTTAATCGAGGATGGGATTCGGGAGGGAGAGCTGTTCAATACGTTCATCACTCGTTTCGAAGACCGTCATCCTGAACACAAGCATCTTTTGGCAGCGCTGAACGATCCCAGTTCTCTGCGCTCGTTGATTGCCGAACTCGCTGCGAAAGGTATAATTCCTGAACGCGACGGGTGGTACCGAGATACCGGTACTCCGCTTCTGGGTGACCGGGAGGCGTTCATAGACATCTTTGAACGGGAAAATCGACCGAATGAAGGGGCAAACGGTCCCACACAATCCGATTCACGCTCGTCAGTAAGTGGGTGGGATGCAACTGAATATGTTCCCGATGCACCGACAGCCGACGAGATTGTCGGGTACCCACAACTTCACTCAGAACCTGTCGAGCAGGCATTTGATGAGGACCGAGAGGACCTACTCGCCTTTGTACACGATGTCTATTTCGAGTACCTCGAGTATGCGCTCGAGCGTAACTACCTCACACAAGGGCTCATGCTCGTGATGGCGTTCGTGATGCTGTGTGAGGACGCAGCTGTTCGCGAACAGGTTCGCCACCGGTATGTCATGGTCGACGAATTCCAGGATACTAACGAGTTGCAATTCAAACTCACGCTGCTCCTTGCTGCTGATAATAACATCTGCGTCGTCGGCGACTGGAAACAGAGTATCTACGGGTTCCAGTATACCACGGTCGAAAACATTCAGAATTTCGAGGAACGGATCTCGCGATACAAGGCGGAATTGAATCGTGATGAGACCCGAGTTCAGTATGCCGTCGACGAGGTCGAAACGATACCACTGAAGAAGAACTACCGCTCCACGGAATCGATTCTCTCACTGGCGTCGGAGACGTTGACAACGCCAGCAACACACGGTGAGACTCTGGATGCGGAGGAAATAGAGAACGAGATAACGCAACTCGAGGCCACGAGCCGCGTTAATAACAGTCACATTCAGGCGGTTACCCACGAAGATGAGATCGAACTGCTTCTCGATCGAATACAGCATGTCGTCGGAAACGAGGACTACAGTGTCGAGGTAAGAGATGAACCGGTCTCGACAGCAGAGATGTCTGTGGAGGAGCAAGCGGCTGCTGAACGAGAACGGCTTGGCTCCCCATCGTATAGCGATATTGCCGTCTTTACTCGAACTCGATCGTTTGCTCGTGACCTCCTCGAGAGGGCGAACGAATACGGTATTCCAATTGCGTATGAGGGTGGGGTGGAGTTATTCGATACCGATCAGGCGAAACTTCTGCTAGCATGGCTTCGGATTTGTGAATCGAACGATCAACGAGGATGGGCGACCGTTCTGGAAGAAGTTGGATGCACGCTCCCGCACGCTCGTGAGATCCTCGAGACTGAACAGTATCCCGACGCAATGATTGCGTTTCGGGACTCCTTACAAGAGTGTGAAACCATCGGTGGATTTGCCCGAATTGTCTTCGACGAATACGGATACGATGGAGCGTATGCAAACGGTTTACTCGGCGAACTCACCGGTATGTACGAGACAACGCTCGCAACCCGAAGCCAGGCAATTACCTACATAGAGGAACACATTGAGGCCGGATCCACGATTGAAATCGATTCGAGTCCGGGTGAGGATTCCGTCACGCTTCAGACGATACACAGCGCGAAAGGGTTGGAATATCCTATTGTGTTCTGTGCGAACATGAACCGACGAGCGTTCCCGCATTACGGGCGACCATCATCAGGTACGATCCAGTATCGGGAACTGATCGGGCTCAGACAACGATCCATCTACAGCGAGGCGAGCGGTCAGCCTTACGTCCACAGACACTGGCCGTACGATCTTCTCACCGGCTGTTTGCCATCGGAATACGACGAAGAGCGTCGACTCTTCTATGTCGCGGTGACTCGAGCGAAGCGACATCTGTTCCTCACAGCTGGTGACTCGCCAAGTCCTTTCTTCACCGAACTCCCGCTCGAGCCGATCGAACTCGAACCATCCGTCGATACTGAAACCGAATATCGGGAAGACGAGGTGTCGTTTTCAATTACGCCACCCGAACGAACGAGTCCCCACCGGATGAGTGTCCACGACATTATGGATGATAGCGTGTACGACGAGGTCACGGAAGGACGAGGGACGGAATTCGGGGACAAGCTTCACGAATTCGCCGAAAAGTATGCACGAGGGGACGATCTCTCACCGAGTAATGACGATCAGGAACACGTTGCGACGCTCCTTGATACCCTTGACGGGCAATTTGAACCAGAAGTTACGGCGATTCTTCCCTTGGATTTGGATCCACAGGCCACTCTTGTCGGCATTATCGATTTACTTGTAATCACATCGGAGCGGATCCAGATTATTGACTACAAGACGGACCTTTCCCGCCATGCAGAGGCCGAATACAGGAAACAGCTCAGCGTCTATTATCACGTCGCAGCCGAGCAGTACCCAGATCGAACTATCTCGACCAGCATCTTCTATACCGCCGATAATGAGCGTGTGGAAGTATCGCCGCTCACACTCGAGGAGTTATACGAAATAACGACGCCCGTGGTCGGTGAACACATTCACTCCGAAAAAATACAAAAGCCTTCAACCTACTAA
- a CDS encoding tetratricopeptide repeat protein, translated as MVECRYCEQTFEEESAIREHLYEDHERDELSRIDQKRVEQYVDEHGLGESGNEEVQEASQPAHREQRIADTSNGTHPADAWELSDVEALSTDEIVEKLADHSIETSETMFQSRIENFNSATTLSEQWEAEYEVDVTGYDQDFIWMAAEVLWERWAPDTPNKERIYDFVQEGRDLREKGNRAEACDRWLTAWEYIVAVTPDEITSNDEADRELPSFLSLEAFIRSLDSDLATVAEDDPAYHEYRLEFCREVCEQFPDASDEFLLDFRHFIADSLAELDRTADSRAEFESLIEEYPEDPWAYKKLADSYWLEEPDELTREAMERTAELYRAALDADSPLEGASIVAERCEEVESRLSDTETSDPE; from the coding sequence ATGGTCGAGTGTCGCTACTGCGAGCAAACCTTTGAGGAGGAATCTGCGATCCGTGAGCATCTCTACGAGGACCACGAACGTGACGAACTCAGTCGGATTGATCAGAAGCGTGTCGAGCAATACGTCGACGAACACGGATTAGGTGAGAGTGGCAACGAAGAGGTCCAAGAAGCAAGTCAACCCGCTCACCGTGAGCAACGAATAGCCGACACATCAAACGGGACCCACCCTGCTGATGCGTGGGAACTCAGCGACGTCGAAGCCCTCTCGACGGACGAAATTGTCGAAAAACTCGCCGATCACTCCATCGAAACGAGCGAGACGATGTTTCAGAGTCGGATTGAAAATTTCAATTCGGCGACTACACTCTCCGAGCAGTGGGAAGCTGAATACGAGGTTGATGTCACGGGCTATGATCAGGACTTCATCTGGATGGCCGCAGAAGTACTCTGGGAGCGCTGGGCACCCGACACCCCGAACAAAGAACGGATCTACGACTTCGTTCAGGAGGGACGCGATCTCCGTGAGAAAGGGAACCGCGCTGAGGCTTGCGATCGGTGGCTAACTGCCTGGGAGTACATCGTCGCCGTAACACCCGACGAAATCACGTCTAACGATGAGGCAGACCGAGAATTACCGTCGTTTCTCTCGCTCGAGGCGTTCATTCGATCGCTCGACAGTGACCTTGCCACCGTAGCGGAAGATGATCCAGCGTATCATGAGTACCGACTCGAATTCTGTCGGGAGGTCTGCGAGCAGTTCCCGGATGCATCTGACGAGTTCCTACTCGACTTTCGTCACTTCATCGCCGACTCGCTCGCGGAACTGGACAGAACCGCCGACAGCAGGGCGGAATTCGAGTCACTCATCGAGGAGTATCCCGAGGATCCCTGGGCGTACAAGAAACTCGCTGATAGCTACTGGCTCGAGGAACCAGACGAACTAACGAGAGAGGCGATGGAACGTACGGCAGAACTGTACCGAGCGGCACTGGATGCCGACAGCCCCCTCGAGGGAGCGTCGATAGTAGCCGAGCGCTGTGAGGAAGTAGAAAGCCGACTATCTGATACAGAGACATCCGACCCAGAGTGA
- a CDS encoding RNA-guided endonuclease InsQ/TnpB family protein, whose amino-acid sequence MQYNYKYRLNPPEDIAETLLHHVNTCRQLYNHVLYLLNEGDEIPARYEVQGRLPDLKSWWDDLGDIHSKVLQMVVKRVYDNLSTLKAQKEYGRAVGMLTWKPPREYRSLTYNQSGFELKNTSGRPVLWLSKIGEIPIHLHRDIPENATIKQVTVKREPTGEWFATFGIDVDEATAEKPETPEKVVGIDVGILTYVHDTDGYAIESPDFGKERERLERAQRDLSRKEHGSTNWEKQRKVVAERHAELKRKRRDFLHKLSNYYAREYDLVAVEDLDAKGLVELPGNSRNRAGAAWGTFLRMLEYKCEREGTHFVAVDPKDTTKECASCGVKTDKPLWVREHSCPSCGFEADRDANAAWNILSRGLEDVGAGRSESPPVETGLPVDTPVSAKRVVEAGSPTLKERTASAVSE is encoded by the coding sequence ATGCAGTACAACTACAAGTATCGACTCAACCCACCAGAAGACATTGCTGAGACGCTTCTGCACCACGTCAATACTTGTAGGCAACTGTACAACCACGTCCTCTACCTGCTCAACGAGGGTGACGAGATTCCCGCTCGCTACGAGGTGCAGGGACGACTCCCCGACCTCAAATCGTGGTGGGACGACCTCGGAGACATTCACTCGAAAGTGTTGCAGATGGTCGTCAAGCGCGTCTACGACAACCTCTCTACGCTCAAAGCGCAGAAGGAGTACGGACGCGCCGTGGGGATGCTCACGTGGAAACCACCTCGGGAGTATCGGTCGCTCACCTACAACCAGTCCGGCTTCGAACTCAAGAATACGAGTGGTCGGCCTGTGCTGTGGTTGAGCAAAATCGGTGAGATACCGATTCACCTCCACCGAGATATACCCGAGAACGCGACCATCAAGCAGGTCACGGTCAAGCGAGAACCCACGGGTGAATGGTTCGCTACGTTCGGCATCGACGTGGACGAAGCCACGGCTGAAAAGCCGGAGACGCCCGAGAAGGTCGTCGGCATTGACGTGGGGATTCTCACGTACGTACACGACACCGACGGGTACGCCATCGAGAGCCCCGACTTCGGCAAGGAACGTGAGCGACTCGAACGCGCCCAACGTGACCTCTCGCGGAAGGAACACGGCTCTACGAATTGGGAGAAACAACGGAAGGTAGTGGCCGAACGCCACGCCGAGTTGAAGCGGAAGCGACGAGACTTCCTCCACAAGTTATCGAACTACTACGCTCGCGAGTACGACTTGGTGGCGGTTGAGGACTTGGACGCGAAGGGACTGGTCGAACTCCCCGGTAACTCACGGAATCGAGCAGGGGCGGCGTGGGGGACATTCCTTCGGATGCTCGAATACAAGTGCGAGCGCGAGGGAACGCACTTCGTCGCGGTTGACCCGAAAGATACGACGAAGGAGTGCGCGTCTTGCGGTGTCAAGACGGACAAGCCGCTGTGGGTTCGTGAACACTCGTGCCCGTCGTGTGGGTTCGAGGCAGATAGGGACGCGAACGCGGCGTGGAACATTCTTTCTCGCGGCCTCGAAGATGTAGGAGCGGGACGCTCCGAATCACCGCCTGTGGAGACTGGGCTCCCTGTGGATACACCTGTGTCTGCAAAGCGCGTCGTGGAAGCAGGAAGCCCCACCCTCAAGGAGCGAACCGCGTCAGCGGTGAGCGAGTAG
- a CDS encoding winged helix-turn-helix transcriptional regulator — protein sequence MDADDMRDADWAILDVLREGRANAPLIAEEAGYSSQYVRERLGRLKQDDIVKPLGHGIYEINEDEVPEHDHNE from the coding sequence ATGGACGCAGACGATATGCGCGACGCTGATTGGGCAATCCTCGACGTGCTTCGCGAAGGGCGTGCAAATGCACCGCTTATCGCCGAAGAAGCGGGCTACTCTTCGCAGTACGTCCGAGAGCGACTTGGGCGTCTGAAACAGGACGATATCGTCAAGCCACTGGGGCATGGTATCTATGAAATCAATGAAGACGAAGTTCCGGAGCATGATCACAATGAGTAA
- a CDS encoding PD-(D/E)XK nuclease family protein, translating to MFPDDIRPLFFEIVAQTDLSWKQAVRALELCIDCWTATGDREQILEYPEFDSSAIRLVVSMLGELESSYRSIERTTLSSEQEIAVIDEARLSELDRKLLPPDGYETYSSLGDTHVPFPKLHIFPSATAIVSAIVDQIDPDTADRFGIVLAEDSLYSALIESALEAREIPYRGGPGFEDDDDVRAFFRLLEATFSGSDQRVTEIRPVLATAGIDLPKDVEEQRADSLEPDQLGGYVEFQEAVDEGTFRDVVSVYESISSTGLAELRRELQNLGILDAQVTEDRVSRFRYYLDAFTVPTDSSATDGVLLADATSTAYVDRPVVFYVGLGPEWAQSPPDYPWIDREAYLERDLERFERLLQNGTQRYYFVQETQAGSDVTPCVYLRRLRDEPFDSFGDLPHTRYGGHTTSDLMSPFPEPDGPSTPPQRIETISQSRLKALANSPRDAYFDRLVQSPSSVHMVRGTLLHEAAEIYVSDPSILEDQRGRVLDAMCERLNPYLSNSKQAVQRTYLKVGLDAITAYLDKNPPSEGRYNTYDHRNHENELATELGVECDSQLTERWFASTSIGAHGYVDLIQSETSIVDYKTGNKKDASDILEAASIDPVDEYPNFQALVYLAKHREERPDERLELHFVHLLEGVDETLTGSPPDPAELVTTITYVPATFSEFVASRDTFESVTDYADSNERCRALHPLGYEAYRDFFETHELPRAGKDPERRATITEEFVAYAQERVGEYKYVRQGCEKVIEDLDDVPTGYVLQSDLDAFEAFVDEQLEAVNEYRNSRFPVAYREEGPTWDRVDHRDLILTDR from the coding sequence ATGTTTCCCGATGACATCCGACCGCTCTTTTTCGAAATCGTCGCACAGACGGATCTCTCGTGGAAGCAAGCAGTGAGAGCACTCGAGTTGTGTATCGATTGTTGGACAGCGACGGGCGACCGTGAACAGATACTCGAGTATCCTGAGTTCGACAGTTCCGCTATCCGATTGGTCGTATCAATGCTGGGGGAACTTGAGAGCAGCTATCGGTCCATCGAGCGCACGACGCTCTCATCGGAGCAAGAGATTGCGGTAATTGACGAAGCTCGTCTGTCCGAACTCGACCGAAAACTCCTCCCTCCTGATGGGTACGAAACCTATTCGTCGCTGGGCGACACTCACGTTCCCTTCCCCAAGCTACATATCTTCCCATCGGCGACAGCAATCGTCTCGGCAATCGTCGACCAGATTGATCCAGACACAGCGGATCGATTTGGGATCGTTCTTGCCGAGGATAGTCTGTATAGTGCGCTGATCGAGTCTGCCCTTGAAGCACGGGAAATTCCCTATCGCGGTGGACCTGGATTCGAGGATGATGACGATGTTCGGGCGTTTTTCCGACTGCTAGAAGCAACATTTTCGGGGTCCGATCAGCGAGTCACGGAAATCCGACCGGTGCTCGCGACGGCTGGGATCGACCTTCCCAAAGATGTAGAAGAACAACGGGCAGATTCGCTCGAGCCAGATCAACTTGGGGGCTACGTTGAATTCCAGGAAGCCGTCGACGAAGGAACGTTCCGTGATGTCGTGTCGGTGTACGAGTCGATCAGCAGCACAGGGTTAGCTGAACTTCGACGCGAGCTTCAGAACCTCGGTATACTGGACGCGCAGGTCACAGAGGATCGCGTTTCGCGTTTCCGGTACTATCTCGATGCGTTTACTGTTCCAACGGACTCGAGTGCTACTGACGGAGTTCTCTTAGCGGATGCGACGTCCACAGCATACGTTGACCGACCTGTCGTCTTCTACGTCGGTCTGGGCCCGGAGTGGGCACAGAGCCCGCCGGACTATCCTTGGATCGACCGAGAAGCATACTTAGAACGCGACCTCGAGCGATTCGAGCGACTGCTCCAGAACGGGACACAACGGTACTATTTCGTCCAAGAGACGCAGGCCGGAAGCGACGTGACTCCGTGCGTGTATCTGCGACGACTCCGTGACGAGCCGTTTGACTCATTCGGTGATCTCCCACACACACGGTACGGCGGGCACACGACCTCAGATTTGATGTCGCCGTTTCCTGAACCAGACGGTCCCTCGACACCACCCCAACGCATAGAGACGATCAGTCAATCTCGACTGAAAGCCCTCGCAAATTCGCCTCGAGATGCGTACTTCGATCGGTTGGTCCAATCGCCGTCGTCAGTTCACATGGTTCGCGGAACGCTTCTCCACGAGGCCGCTGAGATCTACGTTTCCGATCCATCGATACTAGAAGACCAGCGCGGTCGCGTGCTTGACGCGATGTGTGAGCGGTTGAATCCATACCTAAGTAACTCGAAGCAAGCCGTTCAGCGAACGTATTTGAAGGTCGGACTCGATGCGATCACAGCGTATTTAGACAAAAATCCGCCATCGGAAGGAAGATACAACACCTACGATCACCGAAACCACGAAAACGAACTCGCTACCGAACTCGGTGTCGAGTGTGACTCGCAGCTAACGGAACGCTGGTTCGCATCGACGTCGATTGGCGCTCACGGATACGTTGATTTGATCCAGAGCGAAACCTCGATCGTCGATTACAAGACCGGGAACAAGAAGGACGCTTCGGACATACTTGAGGCGGCATCAATCGATCCGGTCGATGAGTACCCCAATTTTCAGGCACTCGTCTACCTTGCCAAACATCGAGAGGAACGGCCGGACGAGCGCCTCGAACTCCATTTCGTTCATCTGCTCGAGGGTGTCGATGAAACCCTCACGGGATCTCCGCCTGATCCAGCAGAGCTTGTCACGACAATTACCTACGTCCCGGCGACGTTTAGCGAGTTCGTCGCAAGTCGAGATACCTTCGAGAGTGTAACCGATTACGCTGACTCGAACGAGCGGTGTCGGGCACTGCATCCGCTTGGGTACGAAGCCTACAGGGACTTTTTCGAGACTCACGAGCTTCCCCGGGCTGGAAAGGATCCCGAGCGACGGGCGACGATCACCGAAGAGTTCGTCGCATATGCCCAGGAGCGCGTCGGCGAGTACAAGTACGTTCGTCAAGGCTGCGAGAAAGTGATCGAAGATCTTGACGATGTACCGACCGGATACGTCCTGCAATCGGACCTCGATGCTTTCGAGGCATTCGTCGATGAGCAACTCGAGGCCGTGAACGAGTATCGAAACAGTCGGTTTCCGGTAGCCTATCGGGAGGAAGGACCGACTTGGGACCGCGTCGATCATCGAGACCTCATACTCACAGACCGATGA
- a CDS encoding type IV secretory system conjugative DNA transfer family protein, which produces MVFDRFFRSESAESSAKGDEQTNTGTRAIEGGESLAESPPVPQSRFGESYDIIERETTSIGGESVISVTDSEGVVAGSYIREMFEAGAHSDSSTVPLWIGYDEDPQRGFREAPLRFDSLFRHIWITGTTGYGKTTALLNMMVQWAYSGYGFVYFDPKGRDSRELLRKLPENRLEDVIWIEPGSTTHEKTVGMNFLEVPECQTIEELENEIEGRVENLKAVFDTSDYWGINMEAITETMARAMMKSEKPFSVIDMYFTLLNAERREDFALDVEDPYIREFCLEIANMEEETVRPLLKRIKSWVENSVIRRIIAHRESTIDFRDIIDNDRIVIVRTPVENTDIKKMVTLGVMRNLWSAIQQRSYERVADPDPYFVLCDEFDDIASDNLDIESMLARARSMRLSVTLASQYPSQFEEGTLKAMQNNCDNLLAFSVNDVDDARLLMKRFQGYTAEDLISTDQYQAWTKLPLDGGRYSEPVLLNSFPPYPPLRGADAVDDIIEQSLDRYGTEPLTDAEILQNLIYSDANKAVNPAKILDETMADAIRTVQIREGVRTENGWVDVTAVDEELSMKLKKSELEVEYAHEDLPDVRDASRLIDVDLQDDEIVVRLTDEGETQVQPETGIVGSAGGASHDALLMDTEVALTERGFSVEILEQDGSEQPDATATHPDHDGVFNIEAETTTPDRPAKVLQNLKRAHEEDRIPIFVVRPGDPETEWAKRVENILSPPLRERADGTEQFYNFDEIVTFGGGATAHGGVTAVRPRTSGSNRTVWMREGEDRVLSDGDIELTRVPADKPLSKDSIPAYYSHDRETGQYTVYRTGESHKYDSKADFEQDWTPIKRPFIPATDLPNVDYSRDSYLVVILPPNGNPLVFQHGETYPLPENPDREDLWPSESTVESPQSDSMQTDSGEDSLSLPVESDPPATTASVDVDPDGDGVEAFTAMYVRQVEGAKVPQEEVFQAYATWTDQQNIDGTTKGWFTRKLRNVVDLETDRSRVDGERVQFYIGLTLTQEGNALLDQ; this is translated from the coding sequence ATGGTATTTGATCGCTTCTTCCGCAGCGAATCTGCCGAATCGTCAGCGAAAGGGGATGAGCAGACGAATACAGGTACACGAGCCATCGAAGGGGGAGAATCACTAGCTGAGTCACCACCCGTTCCTCAGTCGCGATTCGGCGAGTCGTACGATATCATCGAACGAGAGACGACCTCCATCGGCGGAGAGTCTGTAATATCTGTTACAGACAGTGAAGGCGTGGTCGCAGGCTCGTACATCCGCGAGATGTTCGAGGCAGGTGCCCATTCAGATTCATCTACCGTCCCGCTCTGGATTGGGTACGACGAGGATCCACAACGGGGGTTCCGCGAAGCACCGCTTCGATTCGATTCGCTCTTCCGCCATATCTGGATTACGGGAACCACTGGCTACGGGAAAACTACGGCGTTGCTGAATATGATGGTCCAGTGGGCGTATTCGGGCTACGGGTTCGTTTACTTCGACCCGAAAGGCCGTGACTCGCGCGAACTCCTCCGGAAGCTTCCCGAAAACCGTCTCGAGGACGTGATCTGGATCGAGCCCGGATCGACAACGCACGAGAAGACGGTCGGGATGAATTTCCTCGAGGTGCCCGAGTGCCAGACGATCGAGGAACTCGAGAACGAGATCGAAGGCCGGGTCGAGAATCTGAAAGCGGTCTTCGACACGTCCGACTACTGGGGCATCAACATGGAGGCGATTACCGAGACGATGGCCCGTGCGATGATGAAATCGGAGAAACCGTTCTCGGTCATCGATATGTACTTCACGCTGCTCAACGCCGAGCGACGCGAAGATTTCGCACTCGACGTCGAGGATCCCTATATCCGGGAGTTCTGTCTCGAGATCGCGAACATGGAAGAAGAGACGGTCCGACCCCTCCTGAAACGGATCAAGTCCTGGGTCGAAAATTCGGTGATCCGTCGGATTATTGCCCATCGCGAGAGTACGATCGACTTCCGAGACATCATCGACAACGATCGGATCGTCATCGTCCGAACGCCTGTCGAAAACACGGACATTAAGAAGATGGTCACGCTCGGCGTGATGCGGAATCTCTGGAGTGCTATTCAGCAACGGTCGTACGAACGCGTTGCCGATCCGGACCCCTATTTCGTTCTCTGTGACGAGTTCGACGATATCGCGAGCGACAATCTCGACATCGAGTCGATGCTGGCCCGGGCCCGATCGATGCGACTGTCGGTGACTCTTGCCTCACAGTATCCCTCACAGTTCGAAGAGGGGACGCTCAAGGCGATGCAGAACAACTGTGACAACCTTCTCGCGTTCTCGGTGAACGACGTCGACGACGCCCGACTCCTGATGAAACGGTTCCAGGGCTATACAGCGGAGGACCTGATCTCGACTGATCAGTATCAGGCCTGGACGAAACTGCCCCTCGACGGTGGGCGCTACTCCGAGCCCGTTCTTCTCAACTCGTTCCCACCGTATCCTCCGCTTCGAGGAGCTGATGCGGTCGATGACATCATTGAGCAGAGTTTGGATCGCTACGGGACGGAACCGCTGACGGATGCAGAGATCCTCCAGAACCTCATCTACAGCGACGCGAACAAGGCAGTCAATCCAGCGAAAATCCTCGACGAAACGATGGCCGACGCAATTCGCACGGTCCAGATCCGGGAGGGCGTTCGGACGGAAAACGGCTGGGTCGATGTCACGGCTGTCGATGAGGAACTGTCTATGAAACTCAAGAAGAGCGAACTCGAGGTTGAGTATGCACACGAAGACCTTCCCGACGTGCGTGACGCGTCGCGATTGATCGACGTCGACCTGCAGGACGACGAGATCGTTGTTCGCCTCACTGACGAAGGAGAAACACAGGTACAACCCGAGACAGGAATTGTCGGATCAGCCGGCGGGGCAAGCCACGATGCATTGCTCATGGATACAGAGGTGGCGCTTACAGAACGCGGGTTCAGTGTCGAAATCCTCGAGCAAGACGGGAGCGAACAGCCTGACGCCACTGCGACACACCCTGACCACGACGGTGTGTTCAATATCGAGGCCGAGACGACAACGCCTGACCGTCCCGCGAAGGTACTACAGAATCTCAAACGCGCTCACGAGGAGGATCGTATTCCGATCTTCGTTGTCCGTCCCGGTGACCCTGAGACTGAATGGGCTAAGCGGGTCGAGAACATCCTGTCGCCGCCACTGCGCGAACGAGCGGACGGGACAGAGCAGTTCTATAATTTCGATGAGATCGTGACGTTTGGCGGTGGCGCAACAGCTCACGGTGGCGTAACCGCTGTTCGGCCACGCACATCCGGGTCAAATCGGACGGTCTGGATGCGTGAGGGCGAGGACCGTGTTCTATCTGATGGCGACATAGAGTTGACCCGCGTTCCGGCCGATAAACCGCTCTCGAAGGATAGCATTCCAGCCTACTATAGTCACGACCGGGAAACGGGACAGTACACCGTCTACCGGACTGGAGAGAGTCACAAATACGACTCCAAGGCCGACTTCGAACAGGATTGGACGCCGATCAAACGACCGTTCATCCCTGCCACCGACCTCCCGAACGTAGACTATTCGCGAGACAGTTACCTCGTGGTGATCCTGCCACCCAACGGTAACCCACTGGTTTTCCAGCATGGAGAGACGTATCCGCTACCCGAGAATCCAGATCGCGAGGATCTGTGGCCCAGTGAATCTACAGTTGAGTCGCCTCAATCCGATAGCATGCAAACAGATTCTGGCGAGGATTCGTTATCACTACCGGTAGAATCTGATCCACCAGCTACGACTGCGTCAGTGGATGTCGATCCAGATGGAGACGGTGTCGAAGCGTTCACTGCGATGTACGTCAGGCAAGTCGAGGGTGCGAAGGTTCCCCAAGAGGAGGTATTTCAGGCCTACGCTACCTGGACTGACCAGCAGAATATTGACGGAACGACCAAGGGCTGGTTCACCCGGAAATTACGGAACGTCGTTGATCTCGAGACTGACCGGTCCAGAGTAGACGGAGAACGTGTCCAGTTCTACATCGGTCTGACCCTGACACAGGAAGGGAACGCACTGCTGGATCAATGA